One window of Chionomys nivalis chromosome 18, mChiNiv1.1, whole genome shotgun sequence genomic DNA carries:
- the LOC130889897 gene encoding late cornified envelope protein 1C-like: MNNSLAVDKLPQDPGSDVCDSPTAPEHPPAEMSCQQSQQQCQPPPKCTPKCPPKCQTPKCPPKCPPKCPPVSSCCGSSSGGCCGSSSGGCCGSSSGGCCSSGGGGGCCLSHHRPRRSFHRHRQSSGCCSSGGSSGCCGSSGGSSGCCGSSGGSSGCCGGSDGSSQQSGGCC, from the coding sequence ATGAATAACAGTTTAGCGGTGGATAAGCTGCCCCAGGATCCTGGGTCTGACGTGTGTGATTCTCCCACAGCTCCTGAGCATCCACCAGCCGAGATGTCCTGCCAGCAGAGCCAGCAGCAGTGCCAGCCCCCTCCCAAGTGCACCCCCAAGTGCCCTCCCAAGTGCCAGACACCAAAATGCCCCCCAAAGTGTCCTCCTAAgtgtcctcctgtctcttcctgctgtggTTCCAGTTCCGGAGGCTGCTGTGGTTCCAGTTCCGGGGGCTGCTGTGGTTCCAGCTCCGGGGGCTGCTGCAGctctggcggtggtggtggctgcTGCCTGAGCCACCACAGGCCCCGCAGATCTTTCCATCGCCATCGTCAGAGCTCTGGATGCTGTagcagtggtggcagcagtggATGCTGTGGCAGCAGCGGGGGTAGCAGTGGCTGCTGTGGCAGCAGCGGGGGCAGCAGTGGATGCTGTGGTGGCAGTGATGGCAGTAGCCAGCAGTCTGGGGGCTGCTGCTGA
- the LOC130889898 gene encoding late cornified envelope protein 1A-like, whose amino-acid sequence MSCQQSQQQCQPPPKCAPKCPLKCQTPKCPPKCPPKCPPVSSCCSLGSGGCCGSSSGGCCSSGGGGGCCLSHHRPRRSLRHRHQSSGCCSSGGSSCGSSGCCGGSSGSSCGSSQQSGSCC is encoded by the coding sequence ATGTCCTGCCAGCAGAGCCAGCAGCAGTGCCAGCCTCCTCCCAAGTGTGCCCCAAAGTGCCCTCTCAAGTGCCAGACACCAAAGTGTCCCCCAAAGTGTCCTCCTAAGTGTCCCCCTGTCTCTTCCTGTTGTAGCCTGGGTTCCGGGGGCTGCTGTGGTTCAAGCTCCGGAGGCTGCTGCAGctctggcggtggtggtggctgcTGCCTGAGCCACCACAGGCCCCGCAGATCTCTCCGTCACAGACACCAGAGCTCTGGATGCTGtagcagtggtggcagcagctgTGGCAGCAGTGGTTGCTGTGgtggcagcagcggcagcagctgTGGCAGTAGCCAGCAGTCTGGAAGCTGTTGCTGA